One stretch of Macaca nemestrina isolate mMacNem1 chromosome 17, mMacNem.hap1, whole genome shotgun sequence DNA includes these proteins:
- the LOC105485102 gene encoding C-C motif chemokine 4, whose product MKLRMTVLSLLALAAAFCSPALSAPMGSDPPTSCCFSYTARKLPRNFVVDYYETSSLCSQPAVVFQTKRGKEVCADPSETWVQEYVNDLELN is encoded by the exons ATGAAGCTGCGCATGACGGTCCTGTCTCTCCTCGCGCTAGCAGCTGCCTTCTGCTCTCCAGCACTCTCAGCACCAA TGGGCTCAGACCCTCCCACCTCCTGCTGCTTTTCTTACACCGCGAGGAAGCTTCCTCGCAACTTTGTGGTAGATTACTACGAGACCAGCAGCCTCTGCTCCCAGCCAGCTGTGGT ATTCCAGACCAAAAGAGGCAAGGAAGTCTGCGCTGACCCCAGTGAGACCTGGGTCCAGGAGTATGTTAATGACCTGGAACTGAACTGA